From Enterococcus wangshanyuanii, the proteins below share one genomic window:
- the pepF gene encoding oligoendopeptidase F produces the protein MSGAKQLPERSTLPIEMTWDLTKVFKDDQAFDDAYQVLTKELQEVEKYKGTLDQGSTAFFNSIEMLLNVYRQIEVIYVYAHLKNDQDTANATYQALYARASSLFAQVSEAVAWFEPELLSLNDDLIWGYFAEKPELEIYRHFVENILNERPHILSAEQEALLAGASEIFGASSDTFSILNNADLKFPVIEDENGEKIQLTHGVYGQLMENIDRDVREKAFKALYSVYDQFQNTFAQTLSSHVKAHNYKAKVRNYPSARAAALSSNHIPESVYDTLLDVVNKHLPLLHRYVALRKRLLNLEELHMYDMYTPILGEASIKYSYEEAKEKALTALKPMGEEYLTVVKTAFNDRWIDVIENQGKRSGAYSSGAYDTAPYILMNWHDSLDQLYTLVHEMGHSVHSYFTRNNQPYVYGDYSIFLAEIASTTNENILTEHLLETETDPRIRAYVLNHYLDGFKGTIFRQTQFAEFEHFIHTEDAKGTPLTSEYLSEYYEQLNAKFYGPDVVKDPEIMLEWTRIPHFYYNYYVYQYATGFSAASALANKILGEEPRALENYLTYLKSGSSDYPIEVMKKAGVDMTKPQYIEDAMKVFEARLNELEKLVESIG, from the coding sequence ATGAGCGGAGCAAAACAATTACCAGAACGTTCCACATTGCCTATTGAAATGACTTGGGATCTAACTAAAGTTTTTAAAGACGATCAGGCATTTGACGATGCTTACCAAGTGTTGACGAAAGAATTACAAGAAGTAGAAAAATATAAAGGGACGCTGGATCAGGGCAGTACAGCTTTTTTTAATAGTATTGAGATGCTGCTCAACGTATATCGTCAAATCGAAGTAATCTATGTGTATGCTCATTTAAAAAATGATCAAGATACAGCGAATGCGACATATCAAGCATTATATGCTAGAGCAAGCTCATTGTTTGCACAAGTCAGTGAGGCAGTTGCTTGGTTTGAACCAGAATTATTATCTTTAAATGATGATCTGATTTGGGGCTATTTTGCTGAGAAGCCAGAATTGGAAATTTATAGGCATTTTGTCGAAAATATACTAAATGAACGTCCTCATATTTTATCTGCAGAGCAAGAAGCACTGCTAGCTGGCGCTAGTGAAATTTTTGGCGCGTCAAGTGATACATTTTCAATTTTGAACAATGCAGATTTGAAATTTCCTGTGATCGAGGATGAAAATGGTGAGAAAATTCAATTGACTCATGGTGTTTATGGCCAGTTGATGGAGAATATCGATAGAGATGTTCGTGAAAAGGCATTTAAAGCACTGTATTCAGTGTATGATCAGTTCCAAAATACATTTGCGCAAACGTTAAGTTCTCATGTCAAAGCGCATAATTATAAAGCCAAGGTTCGAAACTATCCATCGGCTAGAGCAGCAGCATTAAGTAGTAACCATATACCCGAAAGTGTCTACGATACGTTGTTAGATGTCGTGAATAAGCATTTACCGTTGCTTCATCGATATGTTGCATTACGGAAACGTTTACTGAACTTAGAAGAACTGCATATGTATGATATGTATACGCCGATTTTAGGAGAAGCCTCAATCAAATACTCTTATGAAGAAGCAAAAGAAAAAGCGCTGACAGCCTTAAAACCAATGGGAGAGGAATATCTTACCGTTGTTAAAACTGCGTTTAATGATCGTTGGATCGATGTCATTGAAAATCAAGGAAAACGAAGCGGTGCATATTCATCAGGAGCATATGACACAGCACCGTATATTTTGATGAATTGGCATGATAGTCTAGATCAACTCTATACATTAGTACATGAGATGGGCCATAGCGTGCACAGCTATTTTACTCGTAACAATCAACCTTATGTTTATGGGGATTATTCGATTTTCTTAGCTGAGATTGCATCTACCACAAATGAAAATATTTTAACAGAGCATCTGTTAGAGACAGAAACGGATCCACGTATCAGAGCCTACGTGCTGAATCATTATTTAGATGGATTTAAAGGAACGATTTTCCGTCAAACACAGTTTGCTGAATTTGAGCATTTTATCCATACAGAAGATGCCAAAGGAACGCCTTTGACTAGTGAGTATTTAAGTGAATACTATGAGCAATTGAATGCAAAATTCTACGGACCAGATGTTGTAAAAGATCCAGAAATCATGTTGGAATGGACACGAATTCCACATTTTTACTATAATTACTATGTTTATCAATACGCAACAGGCTTTTCAGCGGCTTCTGCTTTAGCAAATAAAATTTTGGGCGAAGAACCGCGCGCTCTAGAGAATTATTTGACCTACTTGAAATCAGGAAGCAGTGATTATCCGATCGAAGTCATGAAAAAGGCTGGTGTGGATATGACTAAACCACAATATATAGAAGATGCAATGAAGGTTTTTGAAGCGCGTTTGAATGAATTGGAGAAACTTGTAGAATCAATTGGATAA
- a CDS encoding ClpXP adapter SpxH family protein: MIEIYLFVNPLGGICLNIEKDILKLVETENKKIQFRFIPLVNMKTINHLIKLFDIPAHDIEQRNQLFEDIYSAALDYKAAQLQGKKKGRHLLLGLQQAVAVDNQPYSSELVEKLVVEAGGDLEMFHADRASDFVKESFQTDQQIAREMGITKHPSAVVYNYACDRDFGVLVEDCESMDEIKSLCETSEDNLQYFHEKFELNHFNDSRVPHGHLHLL, translated from the coding sequence ATGATTGAAATCTATCTGTTCGTTAATCCTTTGGGGGGCATTTGTCTCAACATAGAAAAGGATATTTTAAAATTAGTTGAAACGGAGAATAAAAAAATTCAGTTTCGTTTCATTCCATTAGTTAATATGAAGACAATTAATCACCTGATAAAGTTATTTGATATCCCCGCACATGATATTGAACAACGAAATCAATTGTTTGAAGATATCTATTCCGCTGCTCTTGATTACAAGGCTGCACAGTTACAAGGAAAAAAGAAAGGTCGTCATTTGCTTCTTGGTCTTCAACAAGCTGTAGCAGTTGATAATCAACCTTACTCATCAGAGCTAGTTGAAAAACTAGTTGTAGAAGCTGGTGGTGATTTAGAGATGTTCCATGCTGATCGTGCTTCTGATTTTGTTAAGGAATCATTCCAAACAGATCAGCAGATCGCTCGAGAGATGGGTATTACTAAGCATCCATCTGCAGTTGTTTACAATTACGCTTGTGATCGTGATTTTGGCGTACTTGTTGAAGATTGTGAATCTATGGATGAAATCAAAAGTCTTTGTGAAACTTCGGAAGATAACTTACAATATTTCCATGAAAAATTCGAATTGAACCATTTCAATGATTCAAGAGTTCCTCATGGTCATTTACATTTACTTTAA